One Thunnus thynnus chromosome 21, fThuThy2.1, whole genome shotgun sequence DNA segment encodes these proteins:
- the thtpa gene encoding thiamine-triphosphatase isoform X1, with protein MSVEVERKFLCSADTLKTLEEMGAVCVGQRQFHDQYFDTPVFDLTLKDMWLRKRKGCWELKCPTTTVNRTEETSGEQSKAAALCTRYKEITNLPDIQQRVKEVIKEDTDSETAEKISSQEDESWLSKMNLVCFAEFTTVRRSFTLEEEGVQIDLDQADFGYHVGEIEVLVPEGGDEQSALEKIERTAQKLGLTGHQRVEGKMNIYLKRNRPEHYEKLLSEHVL; from the exons ATGAGTGTGGAAGTGGAGAGAAAGTTTTTATGCAGCGCTGACACTCTGAAAACACTGGAGGAGATGGGGG cagtgtgtgttggtcaacGGCAGTTTCATGACCAGTACTTTGACACGCCAGTGTTTGACCTCACTTTGAAAGACATGTGGCTGCGTAAACGTAAAGGATGCTGGGAGCTCAAGTGCCCGACAACAACAGTCAACAGAACAGAGGAGACAAGTGGGGAACAATCTAAAGCGGCTGCGCTGTGTACCCGCTACAAGGAGATAACCAATCTGCCCGATATTCAGCAGAGAGTGAAAGAGGTCATCAAAGAAGACACGGacagtgaaacagcagagaaaatctCATCACAGGAGGATGAGTCTTGGCTGAGTAAAATGAATCTGGTCTGCTTTGCAGAGTTTACAACAGTGCGGCGGTCATTCACTttagaggaggagggggtgcaGATAGATCTAGACCAAGCTGACTTTGGCTACCATGTGGGAGAGATAGAGGTCCTCGTACCAGAGGGAGGAGATGAGCAGTCTGCCCTGGAGAAGATTGAAAGAACAGCTCAGAAGCTGG GTCTGACTGGACATCAACGAGTTGAgggaaaaatgaatatttacctTAAAAGAAATCGCCCAGAACACTATGAAAAACTACTGagtgaacatgttttgtaa
- the dcaf11 gene encoding DDB1- and CUL4-associated factor 11: MGSQSSSGMSGGRGSSSGNPVEQSEAGEANQSSSSSSSSSSSSRGRRTADRQPGDRQPAPEEDVDLAEVLAYLLRRGQVRLVHGSGATGLQLVQSYSDSDEDSDGAWEGRLGDRYNPPVDTQPDTNELDRSEIRTQILLATASSNLKGRHSFTHMLTEREQGRCRGSSFSHGECSRIRTHFLPNDVSHKDTYQQKAFCGVYSEDGNMFLSACQDQNIRLYDTSRGRFHLQQTVKARDVGWSVLDVCFTPDAQHVLYSSWSDYIHLCSIDGDSENHTALDLNPDERRFCVFSLAASTDGKEILGGANDGCLYVFDLEQNKRTLKIDAHEDDVNAVAFADSSSQLLFSGSDDALCKVWDRRTLREDRPQPVGQLAGHRDGITFIHSKGDARYLISNSKDQSIKLWDVRKFSPKEGLAASRLAVTQQNWDYRWQQVPQRALKRHKLTGDTSVMTYRGHGVLHTLIRCRFSPEFSTGQKFIYSGCSTGKIIIYDILTGTVVSKLSGHEACVRDVSWHPYEDNIISSSWDGAVRMWVHKQTRPLEERERERD, from the exons ATGGGCTCTCAGTCCAGTTCTGGGATGTCTGGTGGAAGGGGCTCTTCCAGTGGCAACCCAGTTGAGCAGTCTGAAGCAGGAGAAGCAaaccagagcagcagcagtagcagcagcagcagcagcagcagccgagGCCGCAGGACGGCTGACAGGCAGCCAGGAGACAGACAGCCAGCACCAGAGGAGGACGTTGACTTAGCAGAAGTGCTGGCTTACCTACTGAGGAG gGGCCAGGTCAGACTGGTCCATGGCAGTGGAGCCACGGGGCTGCAGCTGGTCCAGTCATACTCTGACTCTGATGAGGACAGTGATGGAGCCTGGGAGGGTCGACTGGGTGACCGCTACAATCCACCAG TGGACACCCAGCCTGACACAAACGAGTTGGACCGCAGTGAGATCCGAACTCAGATCCTGTTGGCCACGGCCTCCTCTAACCTGAAAGGCCGACACAGTTTCACCCACATGCTAACAGAG AGAGAACAAGGCAGGTGTAGAGGCTCCAGTTTTTCCCATGGAGAGTGCAGTCGTATCCGCACACA TTTCCTGCCAAACGATGTATCCCATAAGGATACATACCAGCAGAAAGCCTTCTGTGGAGTGTACAGCGAGGATGGCAACATGTTCCTCTCTGCCTGCCAAG ATCAGAACATCCGCTTGTACGACACCAGCAGGGGGCGCTTTCACCTACAGCAAACAGTGAAAGCGCGAGACGTTGGTTGGAGTGTGCTGGACGTGTGCTTCACCCCAGATGCACAGCATGTGCTCTACTCTAGCTGGTCTGACTACA TTCATTTGTGCAGTATAGATGGAGACAGTGAAAACCACACCGCCCTGGACCTCAA TCCAGATGAGAGGAGGTTCTGTGTGTTCTCACTGGCTGCATCCACAGATGGCAAAGAGATCCTGGGAGG AGCAAATGACGGCTGCCTTTACGTTTTTGATCTTGAGCAGAATAAGCGGACGTTGAag ATTGATGCCCACGAGGACGATGTGAATGCGGTGGCGTTCGCAGACAGCTCGTCCCAGCTGCTCTTCTCTGGCAGCGACGACGCACTGTGCAAGGTGTGGGACAGACGGACGCTGCGGGAGGACAGACCGCAGCCTGTCGGACAGCTGGCCGGCCACCGAGACGGCATCACCTTCATCCACAGCAAG GGTGATGCCCGCTATCTGATCAGCAACTCGAAGGACCAGTCCATCAAGCTCTGGGACGTCAGGAAGTTCTCACCGAAAGAGGGGCTGGCAGCCTCACGTCTGGCTGTCACCCAGCAGAACTGGGATTACCGCTGGCAGCAGGTTCCCCAGAGAG CCCTGAAGAGACACAAGCTGACAGGTGACACCTCAGTGATGACCTACCGCGGTCACGGCGTTCTGCACACCCTCATCCGCTGCCGTTTCTCTCCAGAGTTCAGCACAGGGCAGAAGTTCATCTACTCTGGCTGCTCCACTGGCAAAATCATCA ttTATGACATACTGACGGGTACCGTGGTCTCCAAACTGTCAGGCCATGAAGCGTGTGTGAGGGACGTCAGTTGGCATCCGTACGAGGACAACATcatcagcagctct TGGGACGGAGCCGTTCGAATGTGGGTGCACAAACAAACCCGTCCtctagaggagagagagagggagagagactga
- the fitm1 gene encoding fat storage-inducing transmembrane protein 1: protein MDLRSENSSNGWTADISLEKLHKMAAELILPGRFLLRLLNGALVFVTNLMARILGSNVVRRHFHLVLSAVVLFGPVLSFWVSKYSIFANSNHYLYRKFLKSTWGWTCIFTASFVFLLSLSARHSLSLCLRHLSRIGLVGLLWWGCKRLLTLLEDAAGTCYEPMAPAQDAQSSASSGQPLLLLHEDQTKASCLRANMLWRGYEVSQDVLILCLCCLLLVEELSVFGPCLVRAKPPKRSPGAPLRFVFLLCVVLLTLWILLLLCLLAHFPTFPSQQLGGALGYLGWRGLYQGWYRLKPSWGCPGLPGEGLLTTTDDDKQAQ from the exons atggatctAAGGAGTGAAAACTCATCAAATGGCTGGACAGCAGACATCAGCTTGGAGAAGTTACACAAGATGGCTGCAGAGCTGATACTGCCGGGAAGATTCCTCCTCAGACTTCTCAACGGTGCTCTGGTGTTTGTGACAAACCTAATGGCCAGAATTTTAGGAAGCAACGTGGTCAGGCGACATTTCCACCTGGTGCTGTCTGCTGTGGTTCTGTTTGGGCCTGTGTTGAGTTTCTGGGTGTCAAAGTACAGCATCTTTGCAAACAGCAACCACTACCTGTACAG GAAGTTCCTTAAGTCCACTTGGGGTTGGACCTGCATCTTCACAGCTTCCttcgtcttcctcctctccctctcagccCGTCACTCCCTATCTCTCTGCCTGCGCCATCTCTCTCGGATAGGGCTTGTGGGGCTGCTCTGGTGGGGCTGTAAGCGCCTCCTGACTCTGCTGGAGGATGCAGCGGGGACTTGTTATGAACCCATGGCCCCTGCTCAGGACGCCCAGAGCTCTGCCTCCTCAGGACAGCCGTTACTACTCCTGCATGAAGACCAGACCAAAGCCTCCTGCCTCAGAGCCAACATGTTGTGGAGAGGTTATGAAGTATCCCAGGACGTCCTCATCCTCTGTCTGTGTTGCCTCCTGCTTGTCGAGGAATTGTCTGTGTTCGGCCCTTGCCTGGTCCGGGCAAAGCCCCCAAAGAGGTCCCCAGGTGCCCCGTTGAGAtttgtcttcctcctctgtgtggTTCTGCTCACTCTGTGGatattactgctgctgtgtttgctcGCCCACTTCCCCACATTTCCCTCCCAGCAGCTGGGAGGAGCTCTGGGCTACCTGGGATGGAGAGGACTCTATCAGGGATGGTACAGACTCAAACCTAGCTGGGGCTGTCCTGGTTTGCCAGGAGAAGGACTTCTCACCACCACAGATGATGACAAACAAGCACAATAG
- the thtpa gene encoding thiamine-triphosphatase isoform X2, translating to MSVEVERKFLCSADTLKTLEEMGVCVGQRQFHDQYFDTPVFDLTLKDMWLRKRKGCWELKCPTTTVNRTEETSGEQSKAAALCTRYKEITNLPDIQQRVKEVIKEDTDSETAEKISSQEDESWLSKMNLVCFAEFTTVRRSFTLEEEGVQIDLDQADFGYHVGEIEVLVPEGGDEQSALEKIERTAQKLGLTGHQRVEGKMNIYLKRNRPEHYEKLLSEHVL from the exons ATGAGTGTGGAAGTGGAGAGAAAGTTTTTATGCAGCGCTGACACTCTGAAAACACTGGAGGAGATGGGGG tgtgtgttggtcaacGGCAGTTTCATGACCAGTACTTTGACACGCCAGTGTTTGACCTCACTTTGAAAGACATGTGGCTGCGTAAACGTAAAGGATGCTGGGAGCTCAAGTGCCCGACAACAACAGTCAACAGAACAGAGGAGACAAGTGGGGAACAATCTAAAGCGGCTGCGCTGTGTACCCGCTACAAGGAGATAACCAATCTGCCCGATATTCAGCAGAGAGTGAAAGAGGTCATCAAAGAAGACACGGacagtgaaacagcagagaaaatctCATCACAGGAGGATGAGTCTTGGCTGAGTAAAATGAATCTGGTCTGCTTTGCAGAGTTTACAACAGTGCGGCGGTCATTCACTttagaggaggagggggtgcaGATAGATCTAGACCAAGCTGACTTTGGCTACCATGTGGGAGAGATAGAGGTCCTCGTACCAGAGGGAGGAGATGAGCAGTCTGCCCTGGAGAAGATTGAAAGAACAGCTCAGAAGCTGG GTCTGACTGGACATCAACGAGTTGAgggaaaaatgaatatttacctTAAAAGAAATCGCCCAGAACACTATGAAAAACTACTGagtgaacatgttttgtaa
- the zfhx2 gene encoding zinc finger homeobox protein 4 isoform X1 codes for MTDCAVLGCRPDPRASIHYLPKNPVLKQKWLDFIYRHRLSRPSNPVGIRICGSHFTNDCFVNFFQRSMGFAKKLILKADAVPSIYPGYPTWFQHGTAALCLQRADVACQCNSVVVHEIGLQCNLPVIRTRTVGTQLSDRRLIYRRKLGVQIKLLTAGAAVGTEETTLAEQYVGGLISTYERPPPSPPPDWSQPEIEDDDQCVTVEESGEKVSSESNGAAEWLCPLCQKGQPDRSSLSLHLTEQHSVLPTCVDRLLDIAVLKQSASGAKEDKGALKSSDAVLSQLKPAEDVSSDPCQSSESSDATQTLGDKEMEEERIKEQEGGEAEPQPEEEGNQLTGAKQQNTAENTEIPDASEKSVGKNGVPAANNTRSFKCNACLETFPSRTALSVHYNSASHIQRMTTGSAKQGGESDPQTPSVPVLSRPYISNKPYQCAICRVSYNHAITLESHMKSVLHQTRSRNAGIVANAANSAVATGGLGGSVTSASNTIVSTSGNGTSQLVTTTNCAAPGTLMVTTTKDGEQIQTTQVAPSLLTSPVASAQAVSAFLTLLTSSPNTLSHSLLPSLFAAGAAPGAAAPQLVPQPQMVMPLILNGLQAQTQQHPENQQGQLLTQCVPFVGLSTAQQALLTQRLNSLQNQWPSAGIPTNIQPCVEEQKQSINSEREQEKQDSDGAVEEKVSDQVKDKVKWTTVNIKTEKVEEEDSREFAQGLNIESKVKSESTEDNGKAHRDGTTDGDSSSNQMDLEGDKAVSLTLSPAGPEKNLQNNNLSPSASMPSNSSLSPLNLNLTLSPDSTPQKSQSGTSPCGSLGTPKSSPSTNALTNNQTRPHCNTMASIYPDLPVLSEFQSEVLWAFFESRSEADAASPPREDCEALGREVGLSEEEVRRWLRQARHAKQRQRATELQHLQGVAGFTRNAQSSDNDFDDEESSLIIAEGEDDAEASGSQAIDLSSTRGKRRQRDFGREGQGDSCLTSDSENEVYTSVIVSDEESQNESLREGPESPAKDETQREVHGDKGSVGGKVLRSTTVFLSDAEDEYEDEEGGGGQRSKRKKRKGEFECDEVEVKKERQDPDVDLELEAQGDPPSSQSHSMDQIPSGALHTLPLSLASFSTQFLSPYVLSLTPSMVGDGSKVPVFPNPPTITRFSSSLLSQSLSSHNQTSHYLSNGGDCESALDLSMGKNNSKSASSSSSLADKIAAQKGQLLDGLGLRPTSKGLVVVQVKPESVTAMSSSNTSTSLVNCNNLTKSSIYMRANATLLEREREKEKEKEREQEQQQRKSKGKRYRDMRRSRTIIQAEQLDILYGCYFKDPNPGKHEFEQISEWVHLPKKVVQIWFQNMRARERKGEVRFISDGTLAAVGKPLIKFTWPLSKPIFSNKPAGNNTGCITTTPIVRTLMKTEREPVKELGKPAVVKKITPVPIKPKEFVSSTTVSPVSSSASAVPKTKLETTSNVTMVKVAPKVNPPVLLPPPKDPIPIAPRPSQKRKLDDESEEEKTDEEKDHENEMGPGPWTTNRMVPKLPSTPINNRPPATTVVSQKQNGLNYWTPKVPIKINTLSREQLALPTHTTPRTIPPPPTPSIAPVSPNTPSSAKVASPSTPVVAKSSPTESSFLTHSSSRRPRTHLSCLQLSILQSCYETCAHPNAMECEAIGTELNLPLKVVQIWFQNTRAKEKRWRLQQEKMSPLSGGKVDMSSGSYLQYNALKANRPILPKPVQLTVTDPPASPMAGQSVPKETLTGRCDACNISFESRAAARAHVFSPRHLATLRTTNFGQPTTLVNKNGTGNGGPGSAVPSSQVSHSTQVTSSGAGSGGEMVIESPPPTATSNS; via the exons ATGACAGACTGTGCTGTTTTGGGATGCAGACCAGATCCGAGAGCTTCCATTCACTATTTACCAAAGAACCCTGTGCTGAAACAGAAATGGCTGGATTTTATTTACAGACACCGCTTGAGCAGACCGTCAAATCCTGTGGGAATCCGCATCTGCGGCTCACATTTTACTAACGACTGTTTCGTGAATTTCTTTCAAAGGTCGATGGGTTTTGCCAAGAAGTTGATTCTGAAAGCTGACGCAGTGCCATCCATTTATCCAGGGTACCCAACATGGTTTCAGCAT GGGACAGCTGCATTATGTTTACAAAGAGCAGATGTGGCCTGTCAGTGCAACTCAGTGGTCGTGCATGAAATTGGCCTCCAGTGCAATCTTCCTGTGATCAGGACGAGGACTGTGGGGACCCAGCTGTCAGACCGGAGACTGATATACAGGAGAAAGCTGG GTGTCCAGATTAAGCTACTCACAGCAGGTGCTGCCGTTGGTACAGAAGAAACTACACTAGCAGAACAATATGTTGGAGGTTTGATTTCAACCTATGAGAgacctcctccatctcctccgcCTGATTGGTCACAGCCTGAAATTGAAGATGACGATCAATGCGTGACTGTG gagGAGTCTGGAGAGAAGGTGAGCAGTGAAAGCAATGGAGCAGCAGAGTGGCTGTGCCCCCTGTGCCAAAAAGGGCAACCAGACAGATCCTCCCTGTCTCTACATCTCACTGAGCAACACAGCGTACTTCCAACTTGTGTCGACAGACTGCTGGACATT GCTGTTCTAAAACAGAGTGCCAGTGGAGCGAAAGAGGACAAAGGTGCTCTAAAGTCTTCAG ATGCTGTATTGTCACAACTGAAGCCCGCTGAAGACGTCAGTTCAGACCCCTGCCAATCTAGTGAGAGTTCAGACGCTACCCAGACGCTCGGAGAcaaagagatggaggaagagagaataAAGGAACAGGAGGGAGGTGAAGCTGAGCCACAGCCAGAAGAGGAGGGAAATCAACTCACAGGAGCCAAACAGCAAAATACAgctgaaaatacagaaatccCAGACGCTAGTGAAAAGTCAGTTGGTAAAAATGGTGTGCCAGCTGCAAATAACACCCGGTCGTTCAAATGCAATGCTTGCCTGGAAACCTTTCCCAGCAGAACTGCCTTGAGCGTTCATTACAACTCTGCATCCCACATTCAGAGGATGACAACAGGCTCTGCAAAACAAGGTGGGGAAAGTGATCCCCAAACTCCTTCAGTACCTGTCCTGTCTCGGCCATATATATCAAACAAACCCTACCAGTGTGCTATTTGTCGAGTCTCTTACAATCATGCCATCACCCTTGAGAGCCATATGAAATCCGTCTTGCACCAGACCCGCAGCAGAAATGCTGGCATTGTTGCAAATGCTGCAAACAGTGCAGTGGCCACTGGTGGTTTGGGAGGCAGTGTCACCAGTGCTTCAAACACTATAGTGAGCACATCTGGAAATGGAACCAGCCAGTTAGTTACCACCACCAACTGTGCAGCTCCTGGAACCTTGATGGTGACTACTACAAAAGATGGAGAGCAGATCCAAACAACACAAGtcgctccctccctcctcacctCCCCTGTGGCCTCAGCTCAGGCAGTTTCAGCCTTTCTCACCCTCCTTACATCTAGTCccaacacactctcacactccctcctcccctccttgtTTGCAGCTGGTGCTGCTCCTGGTGCCGCCGCACCTCAGCTTGTGCCTCAGCCTCAGATGGTCATGCCCTTGATCTTGAATGGGCTCCAAGCCCAAACCCAGCAGCACCCAGAAAACCAGCAAGGCCAGCTCCTTACCCAGTGTGTGCCATTCGTAGGTCTCAGCACAGCCCAGCAAGCCCTCCTAACCCAAAGACTTAACAGCTTACAGAACCAGTGGCCCTCTGCAGGAATTCCAACAAACATACAGCCCTGTGTGgaagagcaaaaacagagtataaacagtgagagagaacaagagaagcAGGACAGCGATGGGGCAGTTGAAGAAAAGGTCTCAGATCAGGTCAAGGACAAGGTTAAGTGGACTACAGTGAACATTAAAACTGAGAAAGTTGAGGAAGAGGACAGTAGAGAATTTGCACAAGGTCTTAATATAGAAAGCAAAGTGAAGAGTGAGAGTACTGAAGACAATGGGAAGGCACATAGAGATGGCACAACAGATGGAGACAGCTCGTCTAATCAGATGGACCTGGAAGGTGATAAAGCAGTTAGCCTGACTCTCTCCCCAGCGGGCCCAGAGAAGAACCTCCAAAATAACAACCTCTCGCCTTCTGCATCTATGCCCAGCAACTCAAGCCTCAGTCCTTTAAATTTAAACCTTACACTTAGCCCTGATTCTACTCCTCAAAAATCACAATCTGGCACTAGCCCATGTGGTTCTCTTGGCACCCCAAAATCCAGCCCGAGTACAAATGCCTTAACAAACAATCAAACTCGGCCCCATTGTAATACAATGGCATCCATTTATCCAGACCTTCCAGTGCTGTCAGAGTTTCAGTCAGAGGTTCTTTGGGCGTTCTTCGAGTCACGAAGTGAGGCTGATGCTGCAAGTCCTCCCCGTGAGGACTGTGAGGCGCTTGGCAGAGAGGTAGGACTTTCTGAGGAAGAGGTGCGTAGGTGGCTGAGGCAGGCCCGACATGCCAAACAAAGACAGAGGGCAACAGAGTTGCAACACCTGCAAGGCGTGGCAGGATTCACAAGAAATGCTCAAAGTTCTGACAATGACTTTGATGACGAAGAAAGCTCACTGATTATAGCAGAAGGTGAAGATGACGCTGAAGCTTCAGGTAGTCAAGCAATCGATCTGTCTAGTACAAGAGGGAAACGCAGACAGAGAGATTTTGGAAGGGAGGGTCAGGGAGATTCCTGTCTGACCTCTGACTCAGAAAATGAGGTCTACACCTCTGTCATTGTGTCAGATGAGGAAAGTCAGAATGAGTCTTTGAGGGAAGGTCCTGAGAGCCCTGCTAAAGATGAAACACAGCGGGAGGTCCATGGTGACAAGGGGTCAGTTGGAGGAAAGGTCTTGCGCTCCACAACTGTGTTTCTGTCCGATGCGGAGGATGAGTATGAagatgaggagggaggagggggtcAGAGGtccaagagaaaaaagagaaagggggAGTTTGAGTGTGATGAGGTGGAAGTGAAGAAGGAGAGACAAGACCCAGATGTGGATCTTGAGTTGGAGGCCCAAGGGGATCCTCCAAGTTCACAGTCCCACTCCATGGACCAGATTCCAAGTGGTGCTCTCCACacacttcctctgtctctcGCTTCCTTTTCTACTCAATTCCTTAGCCCCTATGTCCTCTCTCTTACTCCATCAATGGTTGGAGATGGGAGCAAAGTACCTGTCTTTCCTAACCCACCAACCATCACACGCTTCTCCAGCTCTCTTCTctcacagtctctctcttcCCACAACCAAACTTCTCACTACTTGTCCAATGGTGGTGACTGTGAGTCTGCTCTGGATCTCAGCATGGGGAAAAACAATTCAAAATCTGCTTCTTCCTCATCATCTCTTGCTGATAAAATTGCAGCACAGAAGGGACAGTTGCTGGATGGGCTTGGCCTAAGGCCCACATCCAAAGGTCTGGTTGTTGTCCAGGTTAAACCTGAATCTGTTACTGCCATGTCCTCTTCCAATACCAGTACGAGTCTGGTCAACTGCAATAACTTGACAAAGTCTAGTATTTACATGAGGGCAAATGCCACACTATTAGAAAGGGAgcgagaaaaggagaaagagaaggagagagagcaggagcagcagcagaggaagtcCAAAGGAAAAAGGTATCGGGATATGCGGCGTTCAAGGACCATCATTCAAGCTGAACAACTTGATATACTGTATGGCTGCTATTTCAAAGACCCAAACCCTGGGAAACATGAGTTTGAACAGATTTCAGAATGGGTTCACCTTCCAAAGAAGGTTGTTCAGATTTGGTTCCAGAACATGAGGGCAAGGGAACGCAAGGGTGAAGTCCGATTCATCAGTGATGGGACCCTGGCAGCAGTTGGCAAACCCCTCATCAAATTTACCTGGCCTCTTTCCAAACCAATATTTTCCAACAAGCCTGCTGGAAACAATACTGGATGCATCACAACTACTCCAATTGTGCGCACCCTCATGAAGACAGAGCGAGAGCCTGTAAAGGAGCTGGGAAAACCAGCTGTGGTGAAAAAAATAACCCCAGTTCCTATCAAGCCTAAGGAGTTTGTTTCCTCTACCACAGTCTCTCCTGTGAGCAGCAGTGCCTCTGCAGTGCCAAAGACCAAGCTCGAAACCACCAGCAATGTCACTATGGTCAAAGTTGCACCCAAAGTCAACCCCCCTGTCCTTTTACCACCACCCAAGGATCCCATCCCCATTGCCCCACGACCGTCCCAGAAGCGAAAGCTAGACGACGAGAGCGAGGAGGAAAAGACTGATGAAGAGAAAGACCATGAGAATGAGATGGGTCCGGGACCATGGACCACTAACCGCATGGTGCCCAAGCTGCCCTCAACACCCATCAACAACAGGCCTCCTGCCACAACAGTGGTGTCACAAAAACAGAATGGGCTTAACTACTGGACCCCTAAAGTCCCTATTAAGATCAACACCCTATCAAGAGAACAACTGGCTCTTCCCACACACACGACTCCTCGTACcatcccccctcctcccaccccCAGTATTGCACCAGTCAGCCCGAATACCCCTAGTTCTGCCAAAGTGGCCAGCCCATCTACCCCGGTTGTAGCTAAATCAAGTCCAACAGAAAGCAGCTTTCTGACCCATTCATCCAGCCGCAGGCCACGCACACACTTGTCCTGCCTACAACTGTCCATTCTGCAATCCTGTTATGAGACCTGTGCCCACCCTAATGCCATGGAGTGTGAGGCCATCGGCACTGAGCTCAACCTGCCACTCAAGGTGGTGCAGATCTGGTTCCAAAACACCAGAGCCAAGGAGAAGCGCTGGAGGCTGCAGCAAGAGAAAATG TCGCCTCTGTCAGGTGGGAAAGTGGACATGAGCTCAGGAAGCTACCTGCAGTACAACGCTCTCAAAGCCAATCGTCCCATCCTGCCCAAACCAGTTCAGCTGACAGTTACTGATCCTCCAGCTTCCCCAATGGCCGGCCAGTCTGTGCCAAAGGAGACCCTGACGGGCCGCTGTGATGCCTGCAACATCTCCTTTGAATCCCGGGCTGCAGCAAGGGCCCATGTCTTCTCTCCACGTCATCTGGCAACCCTGAGAACCACTAACTTTGGCCAGCCGACGACGCTCGTCAACAAGAACGGAACCGGAAATGGGGGACCTGGCAGCGCTGTGCCAAGCTCGCAGGTCTCTCATTCCACTCAAGTAACCAGCTCTGGTGCTGGTTCTGGAGGGGAGATGGTTATTGAGTCGCCTCCACCAACGGCCACCAGCAACAGTTAA